One Qipengyuania gaetbuli genomic region harbors:
- a CDS encoding M23 family metallopeptidase — protein sequence MNFVDRILTIVITATITSAIWIVAGGTLIENASSESQRKNTRPAEAAPSPVAVPTGGETDASAASLDRAGPTAPADSDGRQLLIPVKNIRPSDLTDTFSDSRSEGVRLHEAIDIMAPRGTSVVAAGPGTVEKLFRSDAGGNTIYVRSPDGETIHYYAHLDRYAEGLKEGQRVRRGQRLGTVGSSGNASDEAPHLHFAILQTTQDAEWWEPANAVNPFPLLTAGR from the coding sequence ATGAACTTCGTCGATCGCATCCTCACCATCGTCATCACCGCCACGATTACCAGTGCGATCTGGATCGTGGCGGGCGGCACGCTAATCGAGAATGCGAGCAGCGAAAGCCAGCGCAAGAATACGCGGCCGGCAGAAGCTGCGCCCAGTCCCGTCGCGGTCCCGACCGGCGGCGAGACGGACGCCTCTGCCGCTTCGCTCGACAGGGCCGGGCCGACTGCTCCGGCCGACAGCGACGGGCGGCAATTGCTCATTCCGGTCAAGAACATCCGCCCCTCCGACCTCACCGACACCTTCAGCGATTCGCGTAGCGAGGGTGTGCGCCTGCACGAGGCGATCGACATCATGGCACCGCGCGGCACCAGCGTGGTGGCGGCAGGGCCGGGGACGGTGGAGAAGCTGTTCCGCTCCGACGCGGGCGGCAACACGATCTATGTGCGCTCGCCCGATGGCGAGACAATCCATTACTACGCCCATCTCGACCGCTATGCCGAAGGGCTGAAGGAAGGCCAGCGCGTGCGCCGCGGCCAGCGGCTGGGCACGGTCGGGTCGAGCGGGAATGCCTCGGACGAGGCTCCGCACCTGCATTTCGCGATCTTGCAGACGACGCAGGATGCCGAGTGGTGGGAGCCCGCAAATGCGGTCAATCCGTTCCCGCTCCTGACGGCGGGACGCTAG
- a CDS encoding inositol monophosphatase family protein produces MAAISGLIRVMEKAARKAGARLRRDFGEIEHLQVSRKGPADFVSKADMRAERAIYDELLLARPDWGFVMEEAGVIDGKDGMPRWIVDPLDGTSNFLHGIPHFAISIAVQERKLGSDEWGEVTAGVVYNPVTDETFWAEKSRGAWLHDGRLRVSSRRNPSEALIATGIPFQGHGDFAEWSKIFSAVGPNVAGIRRFGAASLDLAWLAAGRFDGYWESGLNDWDTAAGCLIVREAGGFVSDFRGRSEQIHSKQVLAANDQLHSKLHKLVAQALKA; encoded by the coding sequence ATGGCCGCAATTTCCGGACTGATCCGCGTAATGGAGAAAGCCGCGCGCAAGGCGGGTGCCCGCCTGCGCCGCGATTTCGGCGAGATCGAACACCTGCAGGTGAGCCGCAAGGGCCCTGCCGACTTCGTGTCCAAGGCGGACATGCGTGCCGAACGCGCGATCTACGACGAGCTGCTCCTGGCGCGCCCCGACTGGGGTTTCGTCATGGAAGAAGCCGGCGTGATCGATGGCAAGGACGGCATGCCTCGCTGGATCGTCGACCCGCTCGACGGCACCAGCAACTTCCTCCACGGCATCCCGCATTTCGCGATCAGCATCGCGGTGCAGGAACGCAAGCTCGGCAGCGACGAATGGGGCGAAGTGACCGCGGGCGTGGTCTACAACCCCGTCACCGACGAGACGTTCTGGGCCGAAAAGAGCCGCGGCGCATGGCTGCATGATGGCCGCCTGCGCGTGTCCTCGCGCCGCAACCCGTCCGAAGCGCTGATCGCCACCGGCATTCCCTTCCAGGGCCATGGCGACTTCGCCGAATGGTCGAAGATTTTCAGCGCGGTCGGCCCCAATGTCGCAGGCATCCGCCGCTTCGGCGCCGCCTCGCTCGACCTCGCATGGCTCGCAGCCGGCCGGTTCGACGGCTATTGGGAAAGCGGCCTCAACGACTGGGATACGGCGGCAGGCTGCCTGATCGTGCGCGAAGCCGGCGGCTTCGTGTCCGATTTCCGCGGCCGCTCGGAACAGATCCATTCGAAGCAGGTGCTAGCTGCCAACGACCAGCTGCACTCGAAGCTGCACAAACTGGTGGCGCAGGCCCTCAAGGCTTGA
- a CDS encoding elongation factor P, with translation MKRLIATGLAAALAATAAPMVQAQGRLGLLEQGEYVCALPGSATGPAWREMDAHNFAITGASSYRTDKGQGTYLLEGNRVTFTRGPMKGHRMMLLSSGLLQELGKDDKLGRLRCHRAGPLQD, from the coding sequence ATGAAACGCCTCATTGCCACTGGCCTCGCCGCCGCGCTTGCCGCCACCGCCGCACCGATGGTGCAGGCGCAGGGCCGGCTCGGCCTGCTCGAACAGGGCGAATATGTCTGCGCCCTGCCCGGCAGCGCGACAGGACCCGCCTGGCGCGAGATGGACGCGCATAATTTCGCCATCACCGGGGCATCCAGCTACCGCACCGACAAGGGACAGGGCACCTACCTGCTCGAAGGCAATCGCGTGACCTTCACCCGCGGCCCGATGAAGGGGCATCGGATGATGCTGCTGTCGTCCGGGCTGCTGCAGGAACTGGGCAAGGACGACAAGCTCGGCCGCCTGCGCTGCCACCGCGCAGGGCCGCTGCAAGACTGA
- the efp gene encoding elongation factor P, translating to MKISGVDIRPGNIIEYEGGIWKVAKIQHTQPGKGGAYMQVEMKNLQDGRKTNVRFRSADTVEKVRLDTKDYQFLYEDGDMLVFMDQETYEQINLPSDLLGDARPFLQDGMQVMLELWDEKPISVELPQQVEATIVEADAVVKGQTASSSYKPAVLDNGVRIMVPPHIESGTRIVVDVYEQSYVGKAN from the coding sequence ATGAAGATCAGCGGCGTGGACATCCGTCCGGGCAACATCATCGAGTACGAAGGCGGCATCTGGAAGGTCGCCAAGATCCAGCACACCCAGCCCGGCAAGGGCGGCGCCTACATGCAGGTCGAGATGAAGAACCTGCAGGACGGCCGCAAGACCAACGTCCGCTTCCGCAGCGCCGACACGGTCGAGAAGGTGCGCCTCGATACGAAGGACTACCAGTTCCTCTATGAAGACGGCGACATGCTCGTGTTCATGGACCAGGAAACCTACGAGCAGATCAACCTGCCTTCCGACCTCCTCGGCGATGCCCGCCCGTTCCTGCAGGACGGCATGCAGGTGATGCTCGAACTGTGGGACGAAAAGCCCATCAGCGTCGAACTGCCGCAGCAGGTCGAAGCCACCATCGTCGAAGCCGACGCCGTGGTGAAGGGCCAGACCGCCTCGTCCAGCTACAAGCCTGCCGTGCTCGACAACGGCGTGCGCATCATGGTGCCGCCGCACATCGAGAGCGGCACGCGCATCGTGGTCGACGTTTACGAGCAGAGCTACGTCGGCAAGGCCAACTGA
- a CDS encoding L,D-transpeptidase family protein yields MRHFLLLAASCVTLAACGLDGAEEADQTDTAAARPAAPDQGYETFGQDNYADAMASNDAAYDKGDAMAADADALPDSEERPVMQAQVVLDRIGFGPGVIDGKMGMSTENALLGFQEANGLDTTGNLDEPTKAALAEWEQIPATRVVTIPASWGKPDYRSIPEDPAEQAEMERLGYRSLDERLAERFHTTVAVLKELNPGGQPAGAAQGKGPNPQPTPTPDIGRPDGEEPSYFQVGQQIRVPNIGADAIKPGSIDDSNWQRTLASLGVGSEQTEVDRIVVSKAGSTLRAYQGDKLVALFTVSSGSSEFPLPLGEWKILGEAYNPPYSYDPEVLGKGSGETFKLPAGPNSPVGVVWIDLSKEHYGIHGTPEPDTIGRAQSSGCVRLTNWDAARLAQMVSQSTQVIFEARWARVAP; encoded by the coding sequence TGACCCTTGCCGCCTGCGGGCTGGACGGGGCCGAAGAGGCTGACCAGACCGATACCGCCGCTGCCCGGCCTGCCGCGCCAGACCAGGGGTACGAGACCTTTGGCCAGGATAATTACGCCGACGCGATGGCCTCGAACGACGCGGCCTATGACAAGGGCGATGCGATGGCGGCAGATGCCGATGCCCTTCCCGATTCCGAGGAGCGCCCGGTCATGCAGGCCCAAGTCGTGCTCGACCGGATCGGCTTCGGGCCGGGCGTCATCGACGGCAAGATGGGCATGAGCACCGAGAACGCGCTGCTCGGTTTCCAGGAAGCGAACGGTCTCGACACCACGGGCAACCTCGACGAGCCGACCAAGGCCGCGCTGGCGGAGTGGGAGCAGATACCCGCAACCCGCGTCGTCACCATCCCGGCAAGCTGGGGCAAGCCCGACTATCGCTCGATTCCAGAGGATCCGGCCGAGCAGGCGGAGATGGAGAGGCTGGGTTACCGCTCGCTCGACGAGCGGCTGGCCGAACGTTTTCACACCACGGTCGCAGTGCTGAAGGAACTCAATCCCGGCGGCCAGCCTGCCGGTGCGGCGCAGGGCAAGGGACCCAATCCGCAGCCCACGCCGACCCCCGACATTGGGCGGCCCGATGGCGAAGAGCCGAGCTATTTCCAGGTCGGCCAGCAGATCCGCGTTCCCAATATCGGCGCGGATGCCATCAAGCCCGGCTCGATCGACGACAGCAACTGGCAGCGCACGCTCGCCTCGCTCGGCGTCGGCAGCGAGCAGACCGAGGTCGATCGCATCGTCGTCAGCAAGGCCGGCAGCACGCTGCGCGCCTACCAGGGCGACAAGCTGGTGGCGCTGTTTACCGTGTCGTCCGGCTCGAGCGAATTTCCCCTGCCGCTGGGCGAATGGAAAATCCTCGGCGAGGCTTACAACCCGCCCTATTCCTATGACCCCGAAGTGCTCGGAAAGGGTTCGGGCGAGACCTTCAAGCTGCCTGCAGGGCCCAACAGCCCGGTCGGTGTCGTGTGGATCGACCTCAGCAAGGAGCATTACGGCATCCACGGCACGCCTGAGCCCGATACCATCGGCCGCGCGCAGAGCAGCGGCTGCGTGCGCCTGACCAATTGGGATGCCGCGCGGCTCGCGCAGATGGTCTCGCAATCGACGCAGGTGATATTCGAGGCCAGATGGGCTAGGGTGGCCCCATGA